A region from the uncultured Macellibacteroides sp. genome encodes:
- a CDS encoding LptF/LptG family permease → MLQTFLPLFAMTFGICLFIVLMQFLWRYIDDLVGKGLELPVLAELFFYAGLFMVPTALPLAILLASLMTFGNLGERLELLAMKAAGISLTHIMRPLIITLLIVSGTAFVFQNNIMPVVQVKLFSLLFSMREKSPELDIPESTFYNGITGFNVYVKEKDNKTGLLKDMMIYDYSEGFNNARVIVADSGRLKTSADKMFLVLSLYNGESFENLKSQGSSDITTAVPYRRETFGYREVLIEFNANFTRTDESFMQNMYVGKNLKDLRTSIDSMNLRIDSVKMDNARTIYEFSYKKSFSAERLAKMKAGADTVMLADAGKKNASLALNFDSLYTVSSPATKASLLGRAKSAVESIKADYYFRASTLEDDAYKIRRHVIEWHKKFTLSFACLVFFFIGAPLGAIIRKGGLGTPVVISVILFIIYYIIDNVGFKMARSGVWEEWEGMWLSSAVLAPLGIFLTYKAAHDSVILNADTYINWFKKLVGKGESRKIERKEVIMTPPDYSNVLERIDNLTGLCASFLESNKSRVGYISFWRKGGRNKEAVLIASLLEDIVEELANSEHILLLNKLMDYPYLNGYSKRREALSETLNLIIAIVLPLGVPFYFFEMYNRKLLIHDIKVVQKISIEVKQIIIENIQAKQI, encoded by the coding sequence ATGCTACAGACTTTTCTGCCATTGTTTGCAATGACATTTGGTATCTGTCTGTTTATTGTACTTATGCAATTTTTGTGGAGGTACATTGATGATTTAGTGGGAAAAGGGCTGGAGCTCCCCGTCCTGGCCGAGTTGTTCTTTTATGCCGGACTATTCATGGTTCCCACGGCTTTACCTCTGGCTATCCTTCTGGCTTCGTTAATGACTTTTGGTAATCTTGGCGAAAGGCTGGAATTACTGGCTATGAAGGCTGCAGGAATCTCCCTTACTCACATTATGCGTCCACTGATAATTACGCTGTTGATTGTTAGCGGGACAGCTTTTGTTTTTCAAAACAACATCATGCCTGTGGTGCAGGTTAAATTATTCTCCCTTCTCTTTTCCATGCGCGAGAAATCGCCCGAGCTTGATATTCCGGAAAGTACGTTCTATAATGGGATTACCGGGTTTAATGTTTATGTAAAAGAAAAAGACAATAAGACCGGACTTCTTAAAGACATGATGATATATGATTATTCGGAAGGGTTCAACAACGCCCGGGTAATTGTAGCCGACTCGGGTAGGCTGAAAACATCGGCCGATAAAATGTTTCTGGTACTCTCACTCTATAACGGCGAATCGTTCGAAAACCTGAAAAGTCAGGGGTCGTCCGATATTACCACTGCCGTTCCTTACAGAAGGGAAACCTTCGGGTACCGGGAAGTGCTTATCGAGTTTAATGCCAACTTCACCCGTACAGACGAGTCGTTCATGCAAAATATGTATGTCGGAAAGAATCTGAAGGATCTTCGGACCTCCATCGATTCCATGAATCTGCGTATAGACAGCGTTAAAATGGATAACGCGCGAACCATCTATGAGTTTTCCTATAAGAAATCGTTCAGCGCCGAACGGTTGGCAAAGATGAAGGCCGGAGCAGACACGGTGATGCTTGCTGATGCAGGAAAGAAGAATGCTTCGCTGGCATTAAATTTCGACAGCTTATATACTGTTTCTTCGCCGGCAACAAAAGCTTCTTTACTTGGGAGAGCCAAATCGGCTGTGGAATCCATTAAAGCAGATTATTACTTCAGAGCCTCTACGCTCGAAGATGATGCATACAAAATACGCCGTCATGTAATTGAGTGGCATAAAAAGTTTACCCTATCATTTGCTTGTCTCGTGTTCTTCTTTATCGGTGCCCCTCTGGGTGCAATTATACGGAAAGGGGGACTGGGTACGCCTGTGGTTATTTCGGTAATATTGTTTATCATATACTATATTATCGATAACGTTGGGTTCAAAATGGCGCGCAGTGGTGTATGGGAAGAGTGGGAAGGAATGTGGTTAAGCTCGGCCGTATTGGCTCCTCTTGGCATATTCCTTACGTACAAAGCAGCCCACGATTCGGTAATACTTAACGCGGATACCTATATTAACTGGTTCAAAAAATTAGTCGGAAAAGGCGAAAGCAGAAAGATTGAAAGAAAAGAGGTGATCATGACTCCTCCGGATTACAGCAATGTTTTGGAGCGTATCGACAACCTGACAGGACTTTGCGCATCATTTCTTGAATCGAACAAATCCCGCGTGGGCTACATCTCCTTCTGGAGAAAAGGAGGAAGAAACAAAGAGGCCGTATTGATAGCCTCATTATTGGAAGATATCGTGGAAGAATTAGCAAATTCGGAACATATATTGCTGCTTAACAAGCTTATGGATTACCCCTATCTCAACGGGTATAGCAAACGTAGAGAAGCTCTTTCTGAAACGTTGAATCTCATTATTGCGATTGTACTTCCTTTAGGTGTACCTTTCTATTTCTTTGAAATGTACAACCGAAAGTTACTAATTCACGACATCAAAGTGGTACAAAAGATAAGTATTGAGGTAAAACAGATTATTATTGAAAACATTCAAGCAAAACAAATATGA
- a CDS encoding bifunctional 3,4-dihydroxy-2-butanone-4-phosphate synthase/GTP cyclohydrolase II, whose translation MSEIKLNTIEEAIEDFRQGKFLIVVDDEDRENEGDFIVAAEKITPEKVNFMLTHGRGVLCAPITEERCRDLELDMQVTTNTSLLETPFTVTVDLLGGGCTTGVSMFDRAQTILALADPKTKPSDLGRPGHVNPLRARSRGVLRRSGHTEAAVDLARLAGLQPAGALIEIINEDGTMARLPELMEVSKKFDIKIICIKDLIAYRLQTESIVDKGEEVDMPTEYGHFRLIPFRQKSNGREHIALIKGEFTKDEPILVRVHSSCATGDIFGSMRCECGEQLHKSMQLIEKEGKGVVVYLNQEGRGIGLMEKIKAYKLQENGLDTVDANVHLGHQPDERDYGVGAQILRSIGVTKMRLITNNPIKRIGLEAYGLHIVENIPMEIKPNEYNAFYMRTKKERMGHILHNIK comes from the coding sequence ATGAGCGAGATTAAATTAAACACCATCGAAGAAGCGATAGAAGATTTCCGCCAAGGAAAGTTTTTAATTGTTGTAGACGATGAAGATCGCGAAAATGAAGGCGACTTTATTGTTGCTGCCGAAAAGATAACCCCCGAAAAGGTTAACTTCATGCTCACGCACGGACGTGGTGTATTATGTGCACCAATTACAGAAGAACGTTGTCGTGATCTTGAACTTGATATGCAGGTTACAACTAACACATCTCTCCTTGAAACTCCTTTTACCGTAACGGTGGACCTGTTAGGCGGAGGTTGTACAACAGGCGTTTCCATGTTTGATCGTGCCCAAACCATTTTGGCTTTGGCTGATCCTAAAACAAAACCTTCGGATCTGGGACGTCCCGGTCATGTTAATCCCCTTCGCGCCCGTTCACGTGGTGTATTGCGCCGTTCAGGCCATACAGAAGCGGCAGTAGACCTGGCTCGTCTGGCTGGTTTACAGCCTGCCGGAGCGTTAATTGAAATAATTAACGAAGATGGTACCATGGCTCGTCTGCCCGAATTAATGGAAGTATCTAAGAAATTTGATATCAAGATTATTTGCATAAAGGATCTGATAGCTTACCGTTTGCAAACCGAATCGATTGTTGATAAGGGCGAAGAGGTAGACATGCCAACAGAATATGGTCATTTCCGGTTAATTCCTTTCCGTCAGAAAAGTAATGGCCGCGAACATATCGCTCTTATTAAGGGTGAATTTACAAAAGACGAACCTATCCTGGTTCGCGTACACTCCTCTTGTGCTACAGGTGATATCTTTGGATCTATGCGTTGCGAATGTGGCGAACAGCTTCACAAGTCGATGCAGCTTATAGAAAAAGAGGGAAAAGGTGTTGTTGTTTACCTGAATCAGGAAGGTCGCGGCATTGGTTTGATGGAAAAGATCAAAGCGTATAAATTGCAGGAAAATGGTTTGGATACTGTAGATGCCAACGTTCATTTGGGTCACCAGCCCGACGAACGTGACTATGGCGTGGGTGCACAGATCTTACGCTCTATCGGTGTAACAAAAATGAGATTGATTACCAACAATCCGATTAAACGAATCGGACTGGAGGCTTACGGACTTCATATTGTAGAAAATATACCCATGGAAATTAAGCCAAACGAGTACAATGCTTTCTATATGAGAACAAAGAAGGAACGTATGGGTCACATATTGCACAATATCAAATAA
- a CDS encoding pyridoxal phosphate-dependent aminotransferase, translating into MTQVSDRLASLSPSETLAMSQKSNELKAQGIDVINLSVGEPDFYTPDHIKEAAKKAVDDNYSFYSPVPGYLDLRKAIVAKLKKENGLTYTTDQIIVSGGAKQSVCNVLLSIIGPGDEVIVPAPYWVSYVEMVKLAEGTNVVISAGIEQDFKITPAQLEAAITPKSKAIILCSPSNPTGSVYSKEELAGLAEVLAKYPNIIILSDEIYEHINYVGKHESIAQFESVRDRVVVINGVSKAYAMTGWRIGFIAAPLWIAKACNKLQGQYTSGPCSVAQKAAEVAFSGDQSCVEEMRQAFLRRRDLVVKLSQDIPGIKVNVPQGAFYLFPEVSSYYGKSAGDRTINDAGDLAMYLLEVGHVATVGGAAFGAPECIRFSYATSDENLIEAIKRIKNALAALK; encoded by the coding sequence ATGACACAAGTTTCAGATCGTTTAGCAAGTTTATCGCCATCGGAAACACTGGCGATGTCTCAGAAGAGTAACGAACTTAAGGCTCAGGGAATCGATGTAATTAACCTAAGTGTAGGTGAACCTGATTTCTATACACCTGATCATATAAAGGAAGCGGCTAAAAAAGCAGTAGACGATAATTACTCGTTCTATTCTCCCGTTCCCGGTTATCTTGATTTACGTAAAGCAATCGTTGCCAAGTTGAAAAAAGAGAACGGTCTGACATACACTACAGATCAGATTATCGTTTCTGGTGGTGCCAAACAATCTGTTTGTAATGTATTGCTAAGCATTATCGGTCCGGGCGACGAAGTAATTGTGCCGGCTCCTTATTGGGTTAGCTACGTTGAAATGGTGAAACTTGCCGAAGGTACAAATGTAGTTATTTCTGCAGGTATCGAACAGGACTTTAAGATTACTCCTGCTCAGCTGGAAGCTGCCATCACACCTAAATCAAAAGCAATCATACTTTGCTCTCCCTCTAATCCTACCGGAAGCGTATACAGCAAGGAAGAATTAGCCGGATTGGCAGAAGTACTGGCCAAATATCCCAACATTATCATCCTTTCGGACGAGATCTACGAACACATTAACTACGTGGGCAAACACGAAAGTATTGCTCAGTTCGAGTCTGTACGTGATCGTGTTGTTGTTATCAATGGTGTTTCCAAGGCATATGCCATGACTGGCTGGCGTATTGGTTTCATCGCTGCTCCTCTTTGGATTGCCAAAGCTTGTAACAAGCTTCAGGGACAATACACTTCTGGTCCTTGCTCTGTTGCACAGAAGGCTGCCGAAGTGGCTTTCTCCGGCGATCAGTCTTGCGTTGAAGAGATGCGTCAGGCATTCCTTCGCCGTCGCGATTTGGTTGTAAAATTGAGTCAGGATATTCCGGGTATCAAAGTAAATGTTCCTCAGGGAGCTTTCTACTTATTCCCCGAAGTTAGTTCGTATTATGGCAAAAGCGCGGGCGACCGTACAATCAACGATGCAGGCGATTTGGCTATGTATCTTCTGGAAGTTGGTCACGTTGCCACTGTTGGCGGCGCAGCTTTCGGCGCACCCGAATGCATTCGCTTCTCTTATGCCACATCAGACGAAAACCTGATTGAGGCTATCAAACGAATCAAAAACGCATTGGCCGCATTGAAATAA
- a CDS encoding SusD/RagB family nutrient-binding outer membrane lipoprotein, whose translation MKTSIIINIKRVSLLMVSAAMGLSSCTGNFEELNSNPTGLGVADLPLSTYFNEPQLSIYYNQSNGNWEYQLIQNLNADLYSGYLAVPTAFNSNNNNSLYSMVDGWNSFTLNYGLLHVMKPVSNILKSTQEPDYIAIAKILRVAGMSKVTDVYGPIPYSKSMQGGLSVEYDSQEDIYKSFFADLEESINALTAFVDANGDQSTRLTFDKMCGRSHTTWLRFANTLRLRLAMRVVKVAPALAKAQAEAAVANKYGVLTAADANIEVKDANTRNPLMIIARDYNDCCVGASFESILKGYNDPRLTKMVLPVGWKLDSNKQQIDITDKNGNATNSIGEVHGIRNGFAVPSSAVYKMYSIPTVEIGTTVLSDKYPLPIMKVAEAYFLRAEGALRGWAMGGDAESLYNEGIRVSLAEYGVEASYNDYVNDNTRMAQDYVDPYNSDLNIAAMNNVTVKFGGDNETNLQKIITQKWIAMFPEGQEAWSEFRRTGYPKLFPIVENRSAGLVAEGDFIKRLPFCLDERNNNPAGVASGVNLLGGADNIGTRLWWDVAKGNF comes from the coding sequence ATGAAAACATCAATTATAATAAATATCAAAAGAGTTTCTCTTTTAATGGTTTCGGCAGCAATGGGCTTGTCGTCATGTACAGGTAATTTCGAAGAGCTTAACAGTAATCCAACCGGTTTGGGTGTTGCAGATCTTCCGTTGTCTACTTATTTCAACGAACCGCAGTTGTCTATTTATTACAACCAGTCGAACGGTAACTGGGAGTATCAGCTGATTCAGAACCTGAATGCCGACTTGTATTCCGGTTATCTTGCTGTACCAACTGCTTTTAATTCCAATAATAATAACAGTTTGTATTCTATGGTAGACGGATGGAACAGCTTTACGCTGAACTACGGTCTGCTTCATGTAATGAAACCTGTTAGCAATATTCTGAAATCTACACAAGAGCCCGATTATATCGCTATCGCCAAGATTTTGCGTGTAGCAGGTATGTCCAAGGTAACGGATGTATACGGACCTATCCCTTATTCAAAATCAATGCAGGGAGGTTTGTCTGTAGAATATGATAGCCAGGAAGATATCTATAAATCTTTCTTTGCAGATCTGGAAGAGTCAATCAATGCACTTACCGCTTTTGTGGATGCTAACGGCGATCAGTCAACACGTCTTACTTTCGACAAGATGTGTGGAAGAAGTCACACCACCTGGTTGCGTTTCGCCAATACACTACGTCTACGTTTAGCAATGCGTGTTGTTAAGGTTGCTCCGGCACTTGCAAAAGCTCAGGCTGAGGCTGCAGTAGCCAACAAATACGGCGTACTTACAGCTGCCGATGCTAATATCGAGGTAAAGGATGCAAATACCCGCAACCCGTTGATGATTATTGCACGCGACTATAACGACTGCTGTGTAGGTGCTTCTTTCGAATCTATCTTGAAAGGATACAACGACCCACGTCTAACCAAGATGGTGTTGCCTGTTGGTTGGAAACTGGATTCTAACAAACAACAGATCGATATTACAGATAAGAATGGTAACGCAACAAACTCAATTGGTGAGGTTCATGGTATCCGTAACGGATTTGCTGTCCCTTCGTCTGCAGTTTACAAGATGTATTCGATTCCTACGGTTGAGATTGGTACGACAGTCCTTTCTGATAAATATCCATTGCCAATTATGAAAGTGGCAGAAGCTTACTTTCTGCGTGCCGAAGGCGCTCTTCGCGGCTGGGCTATGGGTGGCGATGCCGAATCTCTTTATAATGAAGGGATTCGTGTTTCACTTGCGGAATATGGTGTCGAAGCTAGTTACAACGATTATGTAAACGACAATACACGTATGGCTCAGGATTACGTAGACCCATACAATTCTGATCTTAACATTGCAGCGATGAACAATGTAACCGTGAAGTTTGGCGGCGACAATGAAACAAACCTTCAGAAGATTATTACCCAGAAATGGATTGCTATGTTCCCCGAAGGTCAGGAAGCATGGAGCGAATTCCGTCGTACAGGTTATCCCAAGCTGTTCCCGATTGTAGAAAACCGCAGCGCTGGTTTAGTAGCAGAAGGCGATTTCATCAAGCGTTTGCCTTTTTGTCTTGACGAACGCAACAACAACCCTGCTGGTGTTGCTTCGGGTGTTAACTTGCTGGGTGGTGCCGATAATATTGGTACTCGTCTATGGTGGGATGTTGCAAAAGGAAACTTTTGA
- a CDS encoding SusC/RagA family TonB-linked outer membrane protein produces MRKSFLFFVLFCIGTCTSVLYAQSKKISGVVMDKDANMPLIGANVIVKGTTNGTITDLDGKYSLSVNASDVVTFSFIGMETKEETVGERTVINVELTSGALKINEVVVTAMGIERKAKSLTYATQSVGGDELTRAKETNLINSLQGKTSGLTISPNSSGAGGSSKLLIRGNKSAQGNNQPLIVIDGMPMSNNSSTQLESEYGGRDGGDALSNLNPDDISSMNVLKGASAAALYGSMAANGVILITTKKGREGAARVDFSSNVTMESQATAPSLQSTYGATVLGDGSLSDNSWGDKITGEAKGANRVDDFFRTGATFINSVSINGGGEKLQGFASYANTYANGIVPTNNFQRHNMTLKETIKLFNNKVTVDGSLNYIIQKGTNRPEGGQYFSPLTGLYTFPANGDFADYKNNYKTFDAVNNYDAQNWYRDVNQDFSANPYWVLNNNKHTEKRDRMMVSGTVKYDITDYLNVQGRLNYDKTADKYDRKVYATTSSVLMNGSNGRYTVNDYNMRQFYGDLLANFNKTFNEWEVNASLGTSFLDYSTSRFDYDTTGELLLPNYFVIAADSKNGVKNYESPRKRLNAVFATAQVGYKGMIYVDVTGRNDWSSTLAFTNNSSYFYPAFGVTALLNEMMPMSEKINLLKLRGSYSIVGNDMPAYITNPLNGFNNGSVSMNNNIPFTEMKPEKLKSLELGFDLGMFDNRFNWDFTFYKSNNTNQYFAMNVPTGTGYSQYYFNAGDIQNAGFETSFSYSHPITSDLTWKGSFNISYNDNEIKNLDDRLDYVNIGSARGYDFRLVKGGSFGDIYAKKLMKDENGVIVTDNNGRPQLSANKEYVGNVNSKWNLGLSNTFNYKDYSLYFLFDGRIGGNTVSATQATLDSYGVSEESANARDNGGVDAGNGTMIDAYKYYSTVGANGGAGDQYVYSATNFRMRELSLGYTFRNLLGVSKNLSINLVGRNLFFIYKDSPNDPEMSMSTSNGYQGIDYFALPSTRSFGFNLKATF; encoded by the coding sequence ATGAGAAAGAGCTTTCTGTTTTTTGTGCTGTTCTGTATTGGAACATGTACGAGTGTGCTATATGCGCAATCTAAAAAGATAAGCGGAGTTGTGATGGATAAAGATGCCAACATGCCTCTGATTGGAGCGAATGTTATTGTGAAAGGAACCACAAATGGAACAATTACCGACCTGGATGGAAAGTACAGCCTGTCTGTAAATGCCAGTGATGTGGTTACGTTTTCATTCATCGGAATGGAAACTAAAGAAGAAACTGTAGGAGAAAGAACTGTTATCAATGTAGAACTTACTTCCGGTGCACTTAAAATTAACGAAGTCGTTGTTACAGCTATGGGTATTGAGCGTAAAGCAAAGAGTTTGACTTATGCTACCCAAAGTGTGGGCGGTGATGAACTGACCCGTGCCAAAGAAACAAACCTTATTAACAGCTTACAAGGTAAAACTTCGGGTTTAACCATTTCGCCCAACTCATCTGGTGCCGGTGGTTCATCTAAGTTGTTGATTCGTGGGAACAAATCTGCACAGGGAAACAATCAACCCCTTATTGTAATCGACGGTATGCCTATGTCGAACAACTCTTCAACTCAGTTGGAAAGTGAGTACGGTGGTCGTGATGGAGGTGATGCTTTGTCTAACCTTAACCCGGACGACATCTCCAGTATGAATGTATTGAAGGGTGCTTCTGCTGCGGCTCTTTACGGTAGTATGGCAGCCAACGGTGTAATTCTTATTACAACAAAAAAAGGCCGCGAAGGTGCTGCAAGAGTTGACTTCTCAAGCAACGTAACTATGGAATCTCAGGCAACAGCTCCAAGTCTTCAGAGTACTTATGGTGCTACAGTTTTAGGCGATGGCAGTTTGTCGGACAACAGCTGGGGCGACAAAATTACCGGCGAAGCCAAAGGTGCTAATCGTGTAGATGATTTCTTCCGTACAGGAGCCACTTTTATCAACTCTGTTTCTATTAACGGAGGTGGCGAGAAATTGCAGGGATTTGCTTCTTACGCAAATACGTATGCTAACGGTATTGTACCAACAAATAATTTCCAGCGTCATAACATGACTCTGAAAGAAACAATCAAGTTGTTTAACAATAAAGTTACAGTAGACGGATCATTGAACTATATTATTCAGAAAGGAACAAACCGTCCGGAAGGAGGACAATATTTCAGTCCGCTTACAGGTCTGTACACATTCCCGGCCAACGGCGACTTTGCTGATTATAAGAATAATTACAAGACATTCGATGCTGTAAATAACTACGATGCACAGAACTGGTATCGTGACGTTAACCAGGATTTCTCCGCAAACCCATACTGGGTGCTGAACAATAACAAGCACACAGAGAAACGCGATCGTATGATGGTTTCCGGAACAGTTAAGTATGATATTACAGATTACCTGAATGTACAGGGTCGTCTTAATTATGACAAAACAGCCGATAAATACGATCGTAAAGTATATGCCACTACTTCTAGTGTGTTGATGAACGGTTCTAACGGACGCTATACTGTAAACGATTACAATATGCGTCAGTTCTATGGTGATTTATTGGCTAACTTCAATAAAACATTTAATGAATGGGAAGTGAATGCCTCTTTAGGTACTAGTTTCCTTGACTATTCAACGTCTCGTTTTGATTACGATACAACCGGCGAATTGTTATTGCCCAACTATTTTGTAATCGCCGCCGATTCAAAGAATGGTGTTAAGAACTATGAATCACCGCGGAAACGTCTTAATGCCGTATTTGCAACAGCTCAGGTTGGTTATAAAGGAATGATTTATGTTGATGTAACAGGCCGTAACGACTGGTCGTCTACGCTGGCATTTACAAATAACAGTTCTTATTTTTACCCGGCTTTTGGTGTAACTGCATTATTGAATGAAATGATGCCGATGTCCGAAAAAATTAATTTGTTAAAGCTTCGTGGTTCGTACAGTATTGTAGGTAATGATATGCCTGCTTATATTACCAATCCGCTTAATGGATTTAACAACGGATCTGTAAGCATGAACAATAACATTCCATTTACTGAAATGAAGCCCGAAAAGCTAAAATCACTTGAACTAGGTTTCGATTTGGGTATGTTCGACAATCGCTTTAACTGGGATTTCACTTTCTATAAGTCAAATAATACAAACCAGTATTTTGCAATGAATGTACCAACAGGAACAGGATACAGCCAGTATTATTTTAATGCAGGTGATATTCAGAATGCTGGTTTCGAAACGTCATTTAGTTATTCACATCCTATCACAAGCGATTTAACCTGGAAGGGTTCGTTCAATATCTCTTATAATGATAACGAAATCAAGAATCTCGACGATCGTTTGGATTATGTAAATATCGGTAGCGCCCGTGGATACGACTTCCGTTTGGTAAAGGGTGGTTCATTTGGCGATATCTATGCTAAGAAACTAATGAAAGACGAAAATGGAGTGATTGTTACCGATAACAACGGCAGACCGCAGCTTTCTGCAAATAAAGAATATGTTGGTAATGTAAACTCAAAGTGGAATCTTGGATTGAGCAACACATTCAACTATAAAGACTATTCTCTTTATTTCTTGTTTGATGGTCGTATCGGAGGCAATACGGTAAGTGCTACACAGGCAACTCTGGACTCTTACGGTGTTTCTGAAGAATCTGCAAATGCCCGCGATAATGGCGGTGTAGATGCTGGTAACGGAACAATGATTGATGCTTATAAATACTATTCTACAGTTGGTGCTAACGGCGGAGCAGGCGATCAGTATGTATATTCTGCTACGAACTTCCGTATGCGCGAGCTTTCTTTGGGTTATACATTCCGTAACTTACTGGGTGTTTCAAAGAATCTTAGTATTAACCTTGTAGGACGTAACTTGTTCTTTATCTATAAGGATTCTCCTAACGATCCTGAGATGTCAATGTCTACCTCAAACGGATATCAGGGTATCGATTATTTCGCTCTTCCTTCAACCCGTAGTTTTGGTTTTAACTTGAAAGCAACATTCTAA
- the dgt gene encoding dGTP triphosphohydrolase, with translation MNWNQLLSDKRFGMEEYHDRKHDRTDFQRDYDRLIFSAPFRRLQNKTQVFPLPGNIFVHNRLTHSLEVSCVGRSMGNNIARALMKKYPEESASFLEIGAIVAAACLAHDMGNPPFGHSGERAISSYFSEGNGKNLEMMVREEGGRWEDFVHFEGNANAVRLLTHQFIGRRKGGFAMTYSTLASIVKYPYSSELSGKNGKFGYFQSEENSYARIADELGIDCIQDNPSKYVRYPLVYLVEAADDICYQIMDIEDAFKLRLLTCEETIGMLRNFFDEEKLPHIKRIMDMVDDTNEKIAYLRSSIIGLLVDECSRVFLENEESLLKGTFQSTLIKQVNPKAKEAYDLCSETAFKKIYKAKEVLDIELAGYRIFGYLIDSLTEAVMNQDRAYSKLLLKRIPEQYNTNAPSTYGKIQCVLDYISGMTDVYALDLYRKITGMSLPAV, from the coding sequence ATGAACTGGAACCAATTATTATCCGATAAGCGCTTCGGAATGGAGGAATACCATGACAGGAAGCACGACAGAACCGACTTTCAACGGGACTACGACCGCCTCATTTTCTCTGCTCCTTTCCGTCGGCTTCAAAATAAGACCCAGGTATTTCCTCTTCCGGGGAATATTTTTGTGCACAACAGACTTACACATAGTTTAGAGGTATCGTGTGTTGGGCGTTCTATGGGTAACAATATTGCCAGAGCACTAATGAAGAAATATCCGGAAGAAAGTGCCTCATTTTTAGAGATTGGTGCTATTGTTGCAGCGGCTTGCCTTGCACACGATATGGGGAATCCGCCTTTCGGTCATTCCGGCGAGCGGGCTATCTCGTCCTATTTTTCTGAAGGAAACGGGAAGAATCTTGAGATGATGGTACGGGAAGAAGGGGGCAGATGGGAAGATTTTGTTCACTTTGAAGGGAATGCCAATGCCGTAAGATTGCTTACACACCAGTTTATTGGTCGGCGGAAGGGTGGTTTTGCTATGACTTACAGCACACTTGCTTCGATAGTGAAGTACCCCTACTCTTCTGAGCTCTCGGGGAAAAACGGCAAATTCGGATACTTTCAGTCGGAAGAAAACAGCTATGCCCGGATAGCCGACGAACTGGGTATCGACTGCATACAGGACAATCCATCTAAATATGTACGCTATCCTCTGGTTTATCTTGTTGAAGCAGCAGATGACATCTGTTATCAGATTATGGATATCGAAGATGCTTTTAAGTTAAGACTCCTTACCTGCGAAGAAACGATTGGAATGCTGCGAAACTTCTTTGATGAAGAGAAGCTTCCTCATATTAAACGCATTATGGATATGGTGGACGACACCAACGAAAAGATTGCCTACCTGCGTTCCAGTATTATCGGACTACTTGTGGACGAATGTTCGCGTGTGTTTTTGGAAAATGAAGAAAGTCTGCTAAAAGGCACTTTTCAATCTACGCTGATCAAGCAGGTTAATCCAAAAGCGAAAGAGGCATATGACTTATGTTCGGAAACTGCATTCAAAAAAATATACAAAGCAAAAGAGGTATTGGATATAGAATTGGCAGGTTACCGTATTTTCGGCTACCTGATTGATAGTCTGACCGAAGCCGTTATGAACCAGGATCGCGCATACAGTAAACTGCTGCTCAAGAGAATTCCGGAACAGTATAACACCAACGCACCTTCCACCTACGGGAAAATTCAGTGCGTACTTGATTACATATCGGGAATGACCGATGTATATGCGCTTGATTTATACAGAAAGATCACAGGGATGAGCTTACCCGCTGTTTAA